DNA from Hippoglossus hippoglossus isolate fHipHip1 chromosome 13, fHipHip1.pri, whole genome shotgun sequence:
ACATCATGATGTCACCAGCGTCTCAAGGTCTTCCTGAATAATTTTTAGgggatcaaatgaaaaatgtagtcGTAGAatgtcaaagtataaaacatggtaCTTCCTGTCACAGCTAGGAAGTGCTGTGACTATCATAGTATATTGGAATATTTAACTCTTCAGGGCAGGTTCCTTATCAGAAAAACATGGAAGTTACAGCTACTTGAAGGTTCTTGGCGAGGCACGCCCCCCTGATGAAACTCACAAGTTTGATTCTATGGCATCACAAAGTGTTTTAGGCTCTCCTGACCAAATTTCACTTGCATCGGGTAAACGGCCTAGCTGCAGGACACCAACttgtaaaacatgacatttcctgtTACAGGTAGGGGGTGCTATGACTAATATTGAATATTATCATATGGATTTGTTCAGGGCGGGACCTTTGTTGTACATATGTGGTTTGATGTTGATTGGACAATAAACATGGAAGACCAGACTCACTGTAACTGTTAATCAGTGACAACCTCACTCTAATTCGGCGTGTTTTGGACCTGGCAGCCAAGGaaagatgccaaacatctggctctggcacatgtacataaaagaagaatctatctaaatgttttctttttgcactttatccaatatcctgtttaataaatgttgagCCTGTTTGGCCCTCGACGAAGTCCCAGTTTTTAGTTTTGGTCTTTTAGTTTTGATTGCTTtaggcaatagaataaaaataaacattgtattaaaaaaaagaatgctgagtatgtacagtatatacacttTTTCTGGTGATTTGATATATATCGATATAGACTGAAAAATTATCGCGATACAATTTTTtcccatatcgcccagccctacgTTGATGTAAAGTTTACTTGGATGGTAAAAGCCAGAATATCCATTGATTTTTAGATTATTAGTACAAAGAGATGAAAGATGTGGAGCAGTGCCACTGCACCTTACTTGTAACATgtcatacaaaccactacagtgaaaggTGTATCTGGGCTATTGGTAACGTCTTGTGTTCTGTAGAAAGAAACCAACCTTTTTTGCCAGCGGTGTTGATGTGATTGAACTGAtggagtttttatttattattcattgatttatttaattgaattctaagactgtttttttgtaattgctTCATTGAAGGATTAATAGAATAGTGACCTTTTAAAGTCTGTGTCCTTGTCTGtccctcactctctttctctaacttgtGATTTGTGTGTCTACAGTAAGAAAATGGGTCaggcgccccctgctggtcttCTGGATTCCATTTCTAACATATTTGGGTACGTAGTTGGCTACTGTGAACAAAGTCATTAAATcatgatggatgacatgacggcTCCAAAAAGTGAAGCGCAATCACCTGGAtgaccccctggtggctggctgcattaaaGGTCATTAACCCCTCGTCTGTCGCCGTTATCAGACATAACAtgtgggtaaaatccagagaattgtcTCCAGAGTTCGTTTCACaactgaacaacacagcagcaggttttctgcacagactcgttcacagcatcagatcctcctcatggttcaggtgagagggggggcagccgggtgcagcagacagagacaggaagtgacgtgttacctctgctgcagaggtcatgtgatcatgttgacatcacctgacaccgtcgtcagctctgatcaccacaaactctcttcacatcttcgtctgtgtcttctacatgtgtgtcaGCACTTTTTCACCAGAGAGGTTTGTTTTAGTtccttcatgtttgtgtcccgtgttagaagctcctTCCCCCccctcagtgaatcagtggaggatcctctgctgtgttcacactgctcctggatttagactttatacaggagctcaggaggagcgTCTATGCAGACTTAATCGTTCACACATGCGCCTCCGCTGGAGAAAATAGCgaggaactgcagagtccagtgcatgtctggaagcagcttatgttagatctctctctttctctttctctctctctctttctctgtcagcaGACGTCGACCAGCTAACTCTTTCAGTTCACCTGAGAACCCTGACGCCCCATCGGGTGTGTGTGCGGAGGTTCGAGTCCCATCAATGGCACTGCACGTGTTCGTAAGTATGACATGATGTTTTACACGTGATGGTTGTACTGCAGCTCACACTCATCAGCTGGGAAACGTCACATGACCTCTAATGTAGAGATGCGCAATATGCTAAAATTGTCCAATTGTCTACCATCAGCCCAACAACTGTTAATTGATGATATATtcgtgtgtctctgtatgtgtaCATGCCAGTATGAGTCAATTTAATTATTGGAGGGCTCATGCAATGAAGGCAAAATCACATTTTGTATTACAGAGGAAACCTGATATAGTGATCAActgtttatatggatcaaaaagctttgGACAGTATCGTTCctatacaaatgctgtttaaataattgtGTTCTGATGAATGCAAGCTTAGACTCATTGAAGAAAAGTAACGGATCATATTGTGGCGTCATTTCCAACAAATCAGCtgaatcaatgtgtgtgttcataagGGAGAGACCCGAAGGTCaatggtttgatccccggctctGCTATTTTGTGCAAcaaaagtgtccttgggcaagccCCCGAACCACCGTGtgataaagtgctgcacacacgAGGAATCGTCACTATGTTTCCCAGTTGATATGTGAactcagaggtcaaaggtcgatGATGAAAAGTAAAAGGTCTGATTACCCATAATCCTCTCCTAATGCCCTCTTGCTCCCAGTGGCCCTGCTCTCACCTCCCATCATGCACTAGTGTTGCAGTGGTGGTCCCTGGAGCTGCTGACAGatagacaggaagtgacatcacagtttGGGTCTGTACAGAGATCCTATAGGCTCAAAGTGATGACTGACTTCCAACAGAACCAATCACGATGGAGcatgaggctgaggaggaggagggacttGATCTCAAGTTTTCAACCtgagaccgagagagagagagagagagagacaaacagagagagggatgcacactgatgtgtgtgtgtgtgtgtgtgtgtgtgtgtgtgtgtgggggggggtgtaggaAGCACATGAGGGCGAGGTGAACGCCGTCCGGTTCAGCCCAGGCTCTCGTCTCCTGGGCACAGGAGGGATGGACCGCAGGGTCAAGCTGTGGGAGGTTGTCGCAGGtgaggtcaccatgacaacacagACTGATGAAACGTATGAAAACTTAATCTTATCTTGATCAAAAAGATCATGCTAACCTGAACACACGCAGACTGTCTTGGTAAACTTGCTAACCCTTATGACTGTCACATGTGAGATCTGAACCACGTTAACATGTCGTCTGTGATGGTGACATCACTGACCtgctctttctgtctctcaggtcGCTGTGAGTGTAAAGGAGCTCTAACAGGAAGTAACGCAGGTATCACCAGTATTGAGTTTGACAGCACGGTGAGTTAACAACAACCAGTTTTCACAGTTCAGTCAGTTGGtttgtcctttttgtttgatttacactggcctcacaaagtatcTGTTTTCTTGAACATGAAGTCATtaggatagttcacccaaaagttaaaattcactcatctactcaccactatgatggaagggacattttttttcagacattttggctaaaaactttgtgtaaatgaccttgttttgagtGGGATTTAAATGTCGGTGCTTACGGTCACTTGATGACACaacaggagcaggatggagaatGTTATGAGAATACATGTAAATGACACACTCATgtgatggaaacacaaatgaatgGACAGATCTACTTTTAATGAACAATTTTACTCTAAAATCATTGACttgtacacattcacacaatcagTTTTTTTACCAGATGTCTTTATTATTGAACAGTTTATCCTCGTTGTCAAATATGAGGCTCTGTTGTCAGTCAAACCTGTCCATGTCTGGGATTGGTCATAAGCAGTAAACCCCACCCCTTTAGTGTACACGCGCTCAAACCTAGTtgaaaacctgagttaacttaaGTTAACGTGAGTTTATAACCAGTGTCATGTGACCTCTAAGCCTGACTCATCACATTAACGTAGAGATGGAGTCTGCTTCcagaactgaagctgagatgattccacaggagaggagcttgatgctgaagctctggctcctcctctgctttagagactttagggacgacagcctgaattctgggagctcagggctctagtggtgataaggtacgatgagctctttaaggtttgatgctgccatattattaatgtaggtgaggaggaggatttaaattctattctaaattaacaggaagccagtgtagtggCATACACCTCTTGTAGAGAAAGTGTagaggatctccagagttcagtgcatgtctgaacgCAGCTTATGACTCAGGAGAGAAGTGTAAGTAGACGGAAGTGCAGTGGTTGGTGGAGACAAACGACCACagattctttgtttttgttttgctcatgGCTCTAACATGTGGTTTGTCTTCAGGGTTCATACCTGTTGGCTGCTTCTAACGACTTCGCCAGTCGCATCTGGACGGTCGACGACTACAGACTGAGGGTAGGTGACTTCATCACAACCCCTGGACATAGACAGAAAATATGTTGACTTGATTGGGGCGCTGCCATCATGTTCCGATGTCATTTGGAGTCACTCGTCTCTGCTGGTCTGTGATGTGATGTAAAAGGTCTGAATTTCAGCTCCTCCCCCCTCAGCCGCCTTTTAGGCTCCCAGCAGCCCCTGCTCTCTGCTCCCATCATGCACGAGTGTTGCAATGGTGGGACCCAGGAGCTGCTGACAGTAAGGAAGTGACATCGCAGTGAGTCTATACAGAGATCCTATAGGCTCATAGTGATGACTGACATCCAACAGAACCAATCATCATGGAGCATAAGGCTAAGGGGCGTGGTCTGATACATGATCTCATTGTACTTCTGAGGCCACAGAAATGACGAGTTTGTGTCAAACATCAGACATGATGTCTCCACAACTTTCAGGACATGAACgcacctgaacacatcacagAATCAATTAAACCAtcatgtccatgtgtgtgtcacagcataCCTTGACAGGTCACAGTGGGAAGGTGCTGTCGGCTCGTTTCCTATTGGACAACGCTCGAATCGTGTCTGGGAGCTACGACCGAACACTCAAACTTTGGGACCTCCGCAGCAAAGTCTGTATGTGATTGTGTCATTTGTCTGActgattaacattttttttgtatcagcAATCAGACGCACACTCAGTAACTGTGCGACTGTTTCACCTGTGCAGGTATGAAGACTGTGTTCGCTGGGTCCAGCTGTAACGACATTGTGTGTACAGAGCAGTGTGTCATGAGTGGACACTTCGATAAGAAAGTTCGATTCTGGGACATCAGGTGAGCCTGATGGCTGAAAGCTCCAGAACTCACCTGAACTACAacaatttgacctttgacctgtgctGTCGCTCGTCTTTCACTTTCAGGGCGGAGAGTATCGTGCAGGAACTCGAGCTTTTGGGTCGAGTAACATCTCTGGACCTGAACCTCGACCGAACTGAGCTGCTCACCTGCTCCAGAGATGACCTCATCAAGATCATCGACCTGCGCACCAACGCTGTCCGACAGacgttcaggtgtgtgtgtgtgtgtttgtttgtttgttttgtgtgtgtcaggtgtgatACCGGTGTGtacttaatgtgtgtgtgtgtttgtgtgttcagtgcACAGGGCTTCAAGTGTGGCGCGGACTGGACCAGAGTCACCTTCAGGTGCGTTCAACACTTTTAAACTCTTGAACCTCGGGGGGGCCTGTGGACTCTTGTCACATGTACCCCTTTTCCACCAAAGAGAACCGAGTGCTTTTATATTAGATTATTTATATCTATTCATTCAGTCCAACCTGACTCCGACAGACTCAGCTGTTCTTTTGTTTGTAGCCACGTTATCAACACTGGTCAACAAATAACGATCGATTCTTTAAAGAGTAAAATCTTTCTACAAAACTGTgcattcattcttttattcagAACCCCCCCCAGACCAAAGTATAACCCAGGTTAAACTCAGCCTGGGTAGACACACATTGTGGTCTTCACCAACACAGATGACGTGTTTTGCACGCAGACTGGTAAAGTACAATCCGATCATAAGTGGTCACAATAATCCCGCCCCCAACCTCTGACGTAATTGGTTTTTACTCCTAGAACCAGTTTTTCTGTCCGAGAGCCAGTTCTTTggctgtggaaacacaaagaactggttCCAGATCAGGAACTGGCTCCGAACTGGCCCTGGAACTGCCTTAGTGGAAAAGGGCCAATGATGATGCTGCAGTGTCTGTTTTCAGTCCTGATGGCAGCTATATAGCAGGAGGGTCAGCGGATGGCGCTCTGTACGTGTGGAACGTCTTGACGGGGAAAGTGGACCGAACTCTGGACCGGAACCACAAGTAAGAAAAACTGATCAAAGTATCAATGAGACTAAAGCTTGGTGATCAGCTGACGTCAGGTAACCTCACGTCGTTCTCTCCGCAGCTCTGCTATCAACGCCGTGTCGTGGTCGCCATCAGGAGCCTACGTGGTCAGCGTGGAGAAGGGCAGCAAGGCCATCCTGTGGTCTgacatgtgattggctgatggagacagagactctgaccaATGAGAGGACAGTTGATGAAACGTTTCATCATGTTGTTGACACAGACTGAGGATCAGCTGATGCCTTCGTCTTTAATCACATGTTCATTATGACATGTTTACTTGTTGCGTGTTGATCTGAATGTTGATGtaatgctgacacacacattctcgTACTTGTTTCTTAGTGAGGACCCTCAAACAGACCTTTGAAATGTCCTCACAAGGTCttcacaaagatagaagtacaagtacTCACACACTTTATCGCCTGATGTTAAAGAGGATTTAATAAAGTCTTCATGATCTGTGTTTGTGACATTAAACAATCTCGTCTCAGAAACACCCGAGTGATGCGTTGTAGGACTTTATGTAGAGAAGAAGTTCATTTTGTTGAATGAATTTAGGGTTAGGAATAAATTAggattcaaattaaattttactatacttttagtttttcataaagacctggggtctcatttataacgTGTACGCACAcaacggggcctgaaacgtgcgtacgccacttctcacgcaaatgttgggatttataaaatcAAACTTGACGGGAACATTTCGTGGCTGTTCCGTCAGGTGCACACAGCGCCCTGGAGATCACTATAAAGAGAAACtcttcactttcaaacttctatttccaaacaatatcccagagtggaggtgaggatccactgatgtgagggaatcggtcCGGTTGCtctaaataactaaatactgccgtgacactggtgcgtgatggatgcacgtGAAgtatgaggaggaaacgagggttcagAGTTTCTGTCCCATGAcgatctgtgatctttgtgtgATTCCGTCCCAGTAGAAACACGAGCATATAATAAaaattctatagattgaggacatcacagctgctctgaattgaataatcctgcagttttggataaTTAAAGCACGAACATGTGATtcaacaagttccctcacattctgacagggtgtttttctgcctccaccTTTAATTGGATCTTTTCTTATTTCCGGCTcggttctttctatcgtcttcactctcactcgctgtgttaacagcagcagcagagtatcagggtattttctttattagtgacatcactgctgtcacataaaatgtctcttcacctccacttcactaacaaacacctcatgtcagtgtcagaaggtttcacttcctcttctcattgCTGGAAgcccattggtcagcagcataatttaatattcatgacgtgctttgcattgaccatttatggttgaaagtgggcggAGTAAGGCGgatccacgtacgaacgtttccaggtggactgtgtttaataaagtgaacattgcgttcaggtgtgcgtgtgcatggttttataaatcagaattttttttgGCGTACGCTTTTTTTTtcggcttttgtgcgcacgtacacttttagtataaatcccacgcactgttttataaatgagaccctGGAACCTGAactacgaagcaggatttgtggttatcaggtaacttcaggtttaattcagaGTTTTCTGTCCTATGAAGCTCGTTCACTTGTTGTCgtggtaaatcaccatggtaattTACGCTGAGcagctgacctgctccaggttaagttggagataagagatcaaacagtataaagctccgcccactgaccaatcccttcctttgaaccatgacatcatgttcttagaggatccgtggagctggtgtggatggttcgagtctctgaggaggaccagggtcttcagagacccacaagatcctttgagctcctctgatgagtttctgaaagatctagattctcctcagaggatgaacctctgtcagctgctggagcccaacagaaccagtctgacccgtaaagtgctcccagtacca
Protein-coding regions in this window:
- the atg16l1 gene encoding autophagy-related protein 16-1 isoform X2; translated protein: MCQVVMAERLVELTWKRHISDQLKLRDRVQRHAFEEIIHHYHRLLEKSDLQAVLTERYQTDKYDVQRESSAGTDSSRSDALQQEMALMRIKHQEELTELHKKRGELAQSVIELNNQIQQKDKEIQSNEAKMLEFQQQIKDLEGDCRELRSFLQDLERANQTLKDEYDALQITFSALEEKLRKTTEDNQELVSRWMAEKAQEANKLNAENEKDSRRRQAKLQKELADAAKEPLPIDPEDDIEVLTEDGGKGGGETSPNRPLSRTPSKKMGQAPPAGLLDSISNIFGRRPANSFSSPENPDAPSGVCAEVRVPSMALHVFEAHEGEVNAVRFSPGSRLLGTGGMDRRVKLWEVVAGRCECKGALTGSNAGITSIEFDSTGSYLLAASNDFASRIWTVDDYRLRHTLTGHSGKVLSARFLLDNARIVSGSYDRTLKLWDLRSKVCMKTVFAGSSCNDIVCTEQCVMSGHFDKKVRFWDIRAESIVQELELLGRVTSLDLNLDRTELLTCSRDDLIKIIDLRTNAVRQTFSAQGFKCGADWTRVTFSPDGSYIAGGSADGALYVWNVLTGKVDRTLDRNHNSAINAVSWSPSGAYVVSVEKGSKAILWSDM
- the atg16l1 gene encoding autophagy-related protein 16-1 isoform X1, which translates into the protein MCQVVMAERLVELTWKRHISDQLKLRDRVQRHAFEEIIHHYHRLLEKSDLQAVLTERYQTDKYDVQRESSAGTDSSRSDALQQEMALMRIKHQEELTELHKKRGELAQSVIELNNQIQQKDKEIQSNEAKMLEFQQQIKDLEGDCRELRSFLQDLERANQTLKDEYDALQITFSALEEKLRKTTEDNQELVSRWMAEKAQEANKLNAENEKDSRRRQAKLQKELADAAKEPLPIDPEDDIEVLTEDGGKGGGETSPNRPLSRTPSKKMGQAPPAGLLDSISNIFGRRRPANSFSSPENPDAPSGVCAEVRVPSMALHVFEAHEGEVNAVRFSPGSRLLGTGGMDRRVKLWEVVAGRCECKGALTGSNAGITSIEFDSTGSYLLAASNDFASRIWTVDDYRLRHTLTGHSGKVLSARFLLDNARIVSGSYDRTLKLWDLRSKVCMKTVFAGSSCNDIVCTEQCVMSGHFDKKVRFWDIRAESIVQELELLGRVTSLDLNLDRTELLTCSRDDLIKIIDLRTNAVRQTFSAQGFKCGADWTRVTFSPDGSYIAGGSADGALYVWNVLTGKVDRTLDRNHNSAINAVSWSPSGAYVVSVEKGSKAILWSDM